A region of Streptomyces sp. R44 DNA encodes the following proteins:
- a CDS encoding tyrosine-type recombinase/integrase, translated as MLHVDRQVTQDGENGEPKTAVQKAITKGRGRAHCIRHLKWRDLDEGRAIPVPPTILAKVEEHIRLHGTFRVEEGLNRLEGDYLFSKIGGTDILMYSLVDRLWRNAKKAAGITRRITPHWLRHFFASAGLSKGVPVTDMAEWLGHRDPKITHQTYAHVMPDAPDRLRSLMDAVFTMKTELNLPLEFEAVVEAA; from the coding sequence ATGCTCCATGTCGACCGGCAGGTGACGCAGGACGGCGAGAACGGGGAACCGAAGACCGCGGTCCAGAAAGCCATCACCAAGGGGCGGGGGCGTGCCCACTGCATCCGCCATCTCAAATGGCGCGATCTTGATGAGGGCAGGGCGATACCCGTGCCGCCCACGATCCTGGCGAAGGTGGAGGAGCACATCCGGCTTCACGGCACCTTCCGGGTGGAGGAGGGGCTGAACCGGCTGGAGGGGGACTACCTCTTCTCCAAGATCGGGGGCACCGACATCCTCATGTACTCCCTCGTCGACCGGCTCTGGCGCAACGCCAAGAAGGCCGCCGGCATCACGCGAAGGATCACACCGCACTGGCTGCGCCACTTCTTCGCCTCCGCCGGCCTGTCGAAGGGGGTGCCGGTGACGGACATGGCCGAGTGGCTGGGGCACCGTGACCCGAAGATCACCCATCAGACTTACGCGCACGTGATGCCCGACGCTCCCGACCGATTGCGGTCGCTGATGGATGCCGTCTTCACGATGAAGACGGAGCTCAACCTGCCTCTTGAGTTCGAGGCGGTGGTCGAGGCGGCCTGA
- a CDS encoding TrmB family transcriptional regulator, protein MHRMQILGITPAEEHTYRHLLRHPGSGVAETVAAPWHPPGAGAAAVGRLKALGVVVESDGALWPEEPQVVVGLLAERLLAELHAITRSLAQVYTVVRSLEDEAAAAGRPEEPPQDSRLVERITGPSALRARVEALALSTRSEVLAGGLCEEVDPRVLRLTLPLGLRMLARGVTVRLLVRQSMLADPVAVAHLRRLADAGARVRVLSSSDSPMAVCDGGTALVPVEPSDLTKGAFVTAEPGMVSTVVNHFERLWADAREFGDD, encoded by the coding sequence ATGCACCGCATGCAGATCCTGGGAATCACCCCGGCCGAGGAGCACACGTACCGCCACCTGTTGAGGCATCCCGGCAGCGGCGTCGCCGAGACCGTTGCCGCGCCTTGGCACCCGCCCGGGGCCGGTGCGGCTGCTGTGGGGCGACTGAAGGCCCTGGGCGTCGTGGTCGAGAGCGACGGAGCGCTGTGGCCGGAGGAGCCGCAGGTGGTGGTGGGCCTGCTGGCCGAGCGGCTGCTGGCCGAGCTGCACGCCATCACCCGCAGCCTCGCCCAGGTCTACACGGTGGTGCGCTCCCTGGAGGACGAGGCGGCCGCCGCCGGCCGGCCCGAGGAGCCTCCTCAGGACAGCCGGCTGGTGGAGCGGATCACCGGTCCCTCCGCGTTGCGGGCGAGGGTGGAGGCCCTCGCCCTGAGTACCCGCTCCGAGGTGCTGGCGGGTGGGCTCTGCGAGGAGGTCGACCCCCGCGTCCTACGGCTGACCCTGCCGCTGGGCCTGCGGATGCTGGCGCGCGGCGTCACCGTGCGGCTCCTGGTGCGGCAGTCCATGCTCGCCGACCCGGTGGCCGTCGCCCACCTGCGCCGACTGGCCGACGCGGGCGCCCGGGTGCGGGTGCTGTCCTCCTCGGACAGCCCGATGGCGGTGTGCGACGGCGGGACCGCGCTGGTGCCGGTCGAGCCCTCGGACCTCACCAAGGGCGCGTTCGTCACGGCTGAACCCGGCATGGTGAGCACGGTCGTCAACCACTTCGAGCGGCTGTGGGCGGACGCCCGGGAATTCGGGGACGACTGA
- a CDS encoding helix-turn-helix transcriptional regulator, which yields MAVLGLTAAEEELYRHLLRNPGVELDEVHVLLRQEPLCLEAAVRRLRELHVIREDDGRAWPHKPDLVVNRLAQQRLEEFYSTIRTLSDLKPIVDSLARDARDHGPNSEHAPVERLMGLSAIRERLDELAFFARAEVLASEPYDALTPENIKHSRPLDLRCLRRGVVLRNLVRASAVADDTTRAYLQELTAAGARIRVVEDLSELMIVYDHHTTLVPVDPKNTSKGALCSSEEGIVTTVVNNFERLWAGAEEFTDLVGQGDDSSGDPELTELQVQVLRAMCTVGKDETGARQVGTALRTYRRHISELMRLLGAENRAHAALLARERGWV from the coding sequence ATGGCGGTCCTTGGTCTCACTGCGGCGGAAGAGGAGCTCTACCGGCACCTGCTGCGCAACCCCGGAGTCGAACTCGACGAAGTGCACGTCCTGCTGAGGCAGGAACCCCTCTGCCTGGAAGCGGCGGTGCGTCGGCTGCGGGAACTGCACGTCATCCGCGAGGACGACGGCAGGGCGTGGCCGCACAAGCCGGACCTGGTGGTCAACCGGCTGGCCCAGCAGCGCCTGGAGGAGTTCTACAGCACCATCCGTACGCTGTCCGACCTGAAACCCATCGTGGACTCCCTGGCGCGTGACGCGCGCGACCATGGCCCGAACTCCGAACACGCCCCGGTGGAACGGCTGATGGGGTTATCGGCCATCCGCGAACGTCTGGACGAACTGGCGTTCTTCGCCCGTGCGGAGGTTCTGGCCTCCGAGCCCTACGACGCGCTCACCCCGGAGAACATCAAGCACTCCCGCCCGCTCGACCTGCGCTGCCTGCGCCGTGGCGTCGTTCTGCGCAACCTGGTCCGCGCCTCCGCGGTGGCGGACGACACCACGCGGGCCTACCTCCAGGAACTGACCGCCGCCGGGGCCCGGATCCGGGTGGTCGAGGACCTGAGCGAGCTGATGATCGTGTACGACCACCACACCACGCTGGTGCCGGTGGACCCGAAGAACACCTCCAAGGGCGCCCTCTGCTCGAGCGAGGAGGGGATCGTCACCACCGTCGTCAACAATTTCGAGCGTCTGTGGGCGGGGGCCGAGGAGTTCACCGACCTGGTCGGTCAGGGGGACGACTCGTCGGGCGATCCCGAACTGACCGAACTGCAGGTACAGGTGCTGCGGGCGATGTGCACGGTCGGCAAGGACGAGACCGGCGCCCGCCAGGTGGGCACCGCACTGCGTACCTACCGCCGCCACATATCGGAGCTGATGCGGCTCCTCGGTGCGGAGAACCGCGCCCATGCGGCGTTGCTCGCCCGAGAACGAGGGTGGGTCTGA
- a CDS encoding BTAD domain-containing putative transcriptional regulator — translation MLFRLLGPVRIAGGAETQSAARRALLTALLLRRGQFVGMGELTELLWDDPPSSAVANIRSHLTGLRRGLDSALPGLSKRLTTSRGAETGYALSVEADELDLSCFLKLARKGKELLAAGDHRAAVSHLDEALTLWRGPFGQRLPATRWFHAHTVGLSNTRFEACQDFFTACLLTHRTEMLSYRIETVLAEAPYRQRLWQLLAATYCAQGDVAGALGVIERCRTVFADELGLDVPPGIEAIRAAALTWDTERAHRLVAEMARQ, via the coding sequence ATGCTTTTCCGACTGCTGGGACCTGTGAGGATCGCGGGCGGTGCCGAGACGCAGTCGGCGGCCCGCCGCGCGCTGCTCACCGCGCTGCTCCTGCGCCGGGGACAGTTCGTCGGTATGGGCGAGCTGACCGAGCTGTTGTGGGACGACCCGCCGAGCTCGGCGGTGGCCAACATCAGGAGCCACCTCACCGGGCTCCGCCGCGGCCTGGACTCCGCGCTGCCGGGACTGAGCAAGCGGCTGACCACCAGCCGCGGCGCGGAGACCGGGTACGCCCTCAGCGTCGAAGCGGACGAACTCGATCTGTCCTGCTTCCTGAAGCTCGCCCGGAAGGGCAAGGAACTGCTCGCCGCGGGCGACCACCGAGCCGCGGTCAGCCACCTGGACGAGGCCCTCACCCTCTGGCGCGGCCCGTTCGGCCAACGGCTCCCGGCCACCCGGTGGTTCCACGCCCATACCGTGGGCCTCAGCAACACCCGCTTCGAGGCCTGCCAGGACTTCTTCACCGCCTGTCTGCTGACCCATCGGACCGAGATGCTCTCGTACCGCATCGAGACCGTGCTGGCCGAGGCCCCCTACCGGCAGCGGCTGTGGCAGTTGCTCGCCGCCACCTACTGCGCGCAGGGCGACGTGGCCGGCGCGCTGGGCGTGATCGAGCGATGTCGGACCGTCTTCGCCGACGAACTGGGCCTGGACGTCCCTCCCGGCATCGAGGCCATCCGGGCCGCCGCGCTGACCTGGGACACGGAGCGGGCGCACCGCCTGGTGGCCGAGATGGCGCGCCAGTGA
- a CDS encoding LLM class flavin-dependent oxidoreductase gives MRHSILLPVNATRPEQVIPFANLVKWGGAARLWQGQGLVLDSHHNVSWLAGSGIRVPAGFGVSLMPYRSPYNAAIEARSVALATGHEVVAGYGPGSLAAQTCAMGRPYPSQLTACREYITIVRDLLDGGISDREGEIFSAKAQLMPFHKPEVSLGLGVLRERMAELAGELADVAITWMASAAYLEEFLIPALRSAKERRPEEPVKVTAYVPVALAGPDRDMAKLLRATCGGHIQFPHYQAVLRRAGIRITGDGGPDDVRALVDGGIFLYGTAEEIHQRLDAYRALGVDEVVLNVTGVGAVHGPRAAASDLYEILKAAP, from the coding sequence ATGCGGCACTCGATCCTCCTCCCCGTCAACGCCACCCGCCCCGAGCAGGTGATCCCCTTCGCCAATCTCGTCAAATGGGGTGGCGCGGCCCGACTGTGGCAGGGCCAGGGTCTCGTTCTGGACAGCCATCACAACGTGAGCTGGTTGGCCGGCTCCGGAATCAGGGTGCCCGCCGGGTTCGGGGTGTCGCTGATGCCCTACCGCTCGCCGTACAACGCGGCGATCGAGGCCCGGTCCGTGGCGCTGGCCACCGGGCACGAGGTGGTGGCCGGCTACGGTCCGGGCTCGCTCGCCGCGCAGACCTGCGCCATGGGACGGCCCTACCCCAGTCAGCTCACCGCCTGCCGGGAGTACATCACCATCGTCCGGGACCTGCTGGACGGCGGGATCAGCGACCGGGAGGGGGAGATCTTCTCCGCCAAGGCGCAGCTCATGCCGTTCCACAAGCCGGAGGTGTCGCTGGGCCTCGGCGTCCTGCGGGAGCGGATGGCCGAACTCGCGGGAGAACTCGCCGATGTGGCCATCACCTGGATGGCCTCGGCGGCGTACCTGGAGGAGTTCCTGATCCCGGCCCTGCGGAGCGCGAAGGAGCGGCGTCCGGAGGAGCCGGTCAAGGTCACCGCCTATGTTCCGGTGGCACTGGCCGGCCCCGACCGGGACATGGCGAAACTGCTGCGGGCGACCTGCGGGGGGCACATCCAGTTCCCCCACTACCAGGCCGTCCTGCGGCGGGCCGGGATCCGGATCACCGGCGACGGCGGGCCCGACGACGTCCGCGCCCTGGTGGACGGCGGGATCTTCCTCTACGGGACGGCCGAGGAGATCCACCAGCGGCTGGACGCCTACCGGGCGCTCGGCGTGGACGAGGTGGTCCTCAATGTCACCGGGGTCGGCGCGGTGCACGGACCCCGGGCCGCCGCGTCCGACCTCTACGAGATCCTGAAGGCCGCACCGTGA
- the lanM gene encoding type 2 lanthipeptide synthetase LanM, with amino-acid sequence MNENSESNESMVAIGAFLPFYSHVVPRSSVEKELREPLLRAAAPDRRDSVLDQAHEALLKTVETQAYRMLIGEFHAFREQLGLPMESGGDTALRRFTARLEEPGVPDALLEKYPVLRVRLTAMLSHSLDAYREFLTAFADDHPLLAEAGLLGEPGGDGRLLSAISPSGSDLHNDNRQVHILHLANGTRLVFKPRPLTADDFVRDLYRAVGPYLEHSLSRCVPRSFTVGTHGWQEFTVPTAMEQADQPDRYFYRIGALAVLFGAIGATDLHDENLLACGEHPCVIDTETMLRPDAGVGDDSLPDVLMNHTKLSVASTMLVPMVNPTSPVDFIMAGVGVAGDQPSSMTSAVIRDPGTDAIAVSREPFSYRQGANVARLGEEHLVATEWFDAILAGCRAALTALRDGAVTGVLEAHPEVPARLLLRSTMIYGRFIDASTHPKYLVDPKEAERLFGLLKMHQDYLSPEAERFAADAERASLRHGNVPYFVTRGDSDALGTVNGSTPGVYSATALDFARRGVAHNAARTDAYHHFLLEECFAELCGEDTPGGLSASGVFGGHLLDRARPGDWWRAIAGRIAEVRVPVTGPGGQEECGWVGGIGPDRDGSTITPGNFVSFHDSAGVVTFLNRAAARDESLAGPAGSADRGLTTLLAEYGEALLQRPESVFTGAASLLLVRPEDPETASARMTGLLQALQDRAAEDELETDLSNGPAGLLMVLLDRLRRDGSSFPADAATVERLTDLTLSHLGRERDAHWSDLAHGELGLRWAAARTGSVLGVERTAKEAADWLIGRWERDGVPVEHGWCKGAAGLLLAGSEILAAAGREDWLTESRLADLVGRATALAPGRAVDLSVCHGSSGVVQCLIGAGRTLGRADLFERAAAHQTEVLGRIREDGYFTGAAGRTSLIGYMLGWAGVGDTDLMVDALLSGADPAGLRLPLELSAPSRG; translated from the coding sequence ATGAACGAGAACAGCGAGAGCAACGAGAGCATGGTGGCCATCGGGGCCTTCCTCCCCTTCTACTCCCATGTGGTTCCCCGGTCATCGGTCGAGAAGGAGCTGCGGGAGCCGCTGCTGCGAGCCGCCGCCCCGGACCGTCGCGACAGCGTGCTGGACCAGGCCCACGAGGCCCTGCTGAAAACGGTGGAGACGCAGGCCTACCGGATGCTCATCGGCGAGTTCCATGCCTTCCGCGAGCAGCTGGGCCTGCCGATGGAGTCCGGTGGCGACACCGCCCTGCGCCGCTTCACGGCCCGTCTGGAGGAGCCCGGCGTCCCGGACGCCCTGCTGGAGAAGTACCCGGTGCTGCGGGTGCGGCTGACCGCGATGCTGTCGCACTCCCTGGACGCCTACCGCGAGTTCCTCACCGCCTTCGCCGACGACCACCCGCTGCTCGCGGAGGCCGGACTGCTCGGTGAGCCGGGCGGCGACGGCCGGCTGCTGTCCGCGATCTCGCCCAGCGGCTCCGACCTGCACAACGACAACCGTCAGGTACACATTCTCCATCTGGCCAACGGAACCCGGCTGGTGTTCAAGCCGCGGCCGCTCACCGCGGACGACTTCGTCCGCGACCTCTACCGGGCGGTCGGCCCGTACCTGGAGCACTCGCTGTCCCGCTGCGTTCCCCGGTCGTTCACCGTGGGCACGCACGGCTGGCAGGAGTTCACCGTGCCGACCGCCATGGAGCAGGCGGACCAGCCCGACCGCTACTTCTACCGGATCGGCGCGCTGGCGGTGCTGTTCGGCGCCATCGGCGCCACCGACCTGCACGACGAGAACCTGCTGGCCTGCGGCGAGCACCCGTGCGTCATCGACACCGAGACCATGCTCCGGCCGGACGCCGGGGTGGGCGACGACTCGCTCCCCGACGTGCTGATGAACCACACCAAGCTGTCCGTCGCCTCCACCATGCTGGTGCCGATGGTGAACCCGACCTCGCCGGTCGACTTCATCATGGCGGGCGTCGGGGTGGCGGGCGACCAGCCGTCGTCCATGACCAGCGCCGTGATCCGCGACCCGGGAACGGACGCCATCGCGGTGTCGCGGGAGCCCTTCAGCTACCGGCAGGGTGCCAACGTGGCCCGGCTGGGCGAGGAGCACCTGGTCGCCACCGAGTGGTTCGACGCCATCCTGGCCGGCTGTCGTGCGGCCCTGACGGCCCTGCGGGACGGCGCCGTCACCGGCGTCCTGGAGGCCCATCCCGAGGTGCCGGCGCGGCTGCTGTTGCGCTCCACCATGATCTACGGTCGCTTCATCGACGCCTCCACCCACCCGAAGTACCTGGTGGACCCCAAGGAGGCCGAGCGGCTGTTCGGACTCCTGAAGATGCACCAGGACTACCTGTCCCCGGAGGCGGAGCGCTTCGCGGCGGATGCGGAACGCGCCTCGCTACGCCACGGCAACGTGCCGTACTTCGTCACCCGGGGCGACTCCGACGCGCTCGGCACGGTCAACGGGTCGACGCCCGGGGTGTATTCGGCGACCGCGCTGGACTTCGCCCGGCGCGGCGTCGCCCACAACGCGGCCCGCACCGACGCCTACCACCACTTCCTGCTCGAGGAGTGCTTCGCCGAGCTGTGCGGCGAGGACACGCCCGGCGGGCTCTCGGCCTCCGGGGTCTTCGGGGGGCACCTGCTGGACCGGGCCCGTCCCGGCGACTGGTGGCGGGCGATCGCCGGCCGGATCGCCGAGGTGCGGGTGCCGGTCACCGGCCCCGGCGGACAGGAGGAGTGCGGCTGGGTCGGCGGCATCGGCCCGGACCGCGACGGGTCCACCATCACCCCGGGCAACTTCGTCTCCTTCCACGACTCGGCCGGCGTGGTCACCTTCCTCAACCGCGCCGCCGCCCGCGACGAGAGCCTGGCCGGTCCGGCCGGCAGCGCCGACCGGGGGCTCACCACCCTGCTCGCCGAGTACGGCGAGGCGCTGCTCCAGCGCCCCGAGTCGGTGTTCACCGGGGCCGCCTCGCTTCTGCTGGTCCGCCCCGAGGACCCGGAGACCGCGTCCGCCCGGATGACCGGCCTGCTCCAGGCCCTCCAGGACCGCGCGGCGGAAGACGAGCTGGAGACCGACCTCTCCAACGGCCCGGCCGGGCTGCTGATGGTCCTGCTCGACCGTCTCCGCCGCGACGGCTCCTCCTTCCCCGCCGACGCCGCGACGGTCGAGCGGCTCACCGACCTGACCCTGTCCCACCTGGGCAGGGAGCGGGACGCCCACTGGTCGGACCTGGCCCACGGCGAACTGGGACTGCGCTGGGCGGCCGCCCGGACCGGATCCGTACTGGGAGTGGAGCGCACCGCCAAGGAGGCGGCGGACTGGCTGATCGGCCGCTGGGAGCGGGACGGCGTCCCGGTGGAGCACGGCTGGTGCAAGGGTGCTGCCGGCCTCCTGCTCGCCGGCTCGGAGATCCTCGCCGCGGCGGGCCGGGAGGATTGGCTGACCGAGTCCCGGCTGGCCGATCTGGTCGGACGGGCGACCGCCCTGGCGCCCGGCCGCGCGGTGGACCTCTCCGTCTGCCACGGCAGCAGCGGCGTCGTCCAGTGCCTGATCGGCGCGGGCCGCACCCTGGGGCGCGCGGACCTGTTCGAGCGGGCCGCCGCCCATCAGACCGAGGTCCTCGGCCGGATCCGCGAGGACGGTTACTTCACCGGCGCGGCCGGCCGGACCTCACTGATCGGCTACATGCTCGGCTGGGCCGGCGTGGGCGACACCGACCTGATGGTCGACGCCCTGCTCAGCGGCGCGGACCCGGCCGGTCTGCGCCTCCCGCTGGAACTGTCGGCGCCTTCCCGGGGCTGA
- a CDS encoding peptidase domain-containing ABC transporter yields the protein MPAVTQVAQTECGLCCCVAVLRYHGRDEGISEVREDMDAGRDGLSARQLARFLESRGMRSRLLSAKSVAALTRFDSPVILFWDDHHFVVLESFDGDQAVVMDPSVGRRRVTSDELAQHFSGVVVTAEPGPAFRRLRRRPFADWRTMPLLPEGAGRRMAGVGVLSLAAYAAVLGIPLLTEWSVDRFSGWTELGDHLWVIGMVAGAAVGYYLLHLLRILLLSSLVSVLGRHLMDHAFSRLLSLPYRFFTTRQPGELLFRLGSVNAVRDMLSSRVAQGVLDVGTLACVTGYLMYAEWRLGLMALALVLANAGYLAATRLRVLEAVDMEITHLGRSQSLQLDAIVSIPTIKMGGYADEYLDTWRETYAASLEAMKARMRLQQGRVSGVAATIQMFGPLLLLLASLYFVGQGTITIGGAIAVQTVAATYFAISTSVFQAYAEFTETSRYMSRLSDITRTEPEGPGGDRKELESASVQLDQVSFRYTRHSEPVVRDVTMDIPAGARVALVGVSGSGKSTLARIVCGLHEPTSGSVRFGGRDAAEYDRDSLRRVIGYIPQEVHLHNRSILENLTLGQDIPEETVREFCREAGILDFLDDLPMGLQTLVAEMGSNFSGGQRQRLAIVRTLLQRPSILVMDEATASLDTVNERRVTRLIEGIGATQIVIAHRLSTIESADLIYVFDQGRIVEQGTHSELMDGGSVYRDLYAATAEEAGPTAELLVGGAGA from the coding sequence GTGCCGGCCGTCACCCAGGTCGCCCAGACCGAGTGCGGTCTGTGCTGCTGCGTGGCCGTGCTCCGCTACCACGGGCGGGACGAAGGCATCTCCGAGGTCCGCGAGGACATGGACGCGGGACGGGACGGCCTGAGCGCCCGGCAGCTCGCGCGGTTCCTGGAGTCCCGCGGCATGCGGAGCCGACTGCTGAGCGCCAAGAGCGTCGCCGCGCTCACCCGGTTCGACTCGCCCGTGATCCTTTTCTGGGACGATCACCACTTCGTGGTCCTGGAGAGCTTCGACGGCGATCAGGCAGTCGTCATGGACCCGTCCGTCGGCCGCCGCCGGGTGACCTCGGACGAACTCGCCCAGCACTTCAGCGGTGTGGTCGTCACCGCCGAGCCCGGGCCCGCGTTCCGCCGGCTGCGCCGCCGGCCCTTCGCCGACTGGCGGACGATGCCCCTGCTGCCCGAGGGCGCGGGGCGCCGGATGGCCGGTGTCGGCGTGCTGTCGCTGGCCGCCTACGCCGCGGTGCTGGGGATCCCGCTGCTCACCGAGTGGTCCGTGGACCGGTTCTCCGGCTGGACGGAGCTCGGCGACCATCTGTGGGTCATCGGCATGGTGGCCGGTGCCGCGGTCGGCTACTACCTGCTGCATCTCCTGAGGATCCTGCTGCTGTCCTCGCTGGTGTCGGTGCTCGGACGGCATCTGATGGACCACGCGTTCAGCCGGCTGCTGTCGCTGCCGTACCGGTTCTTCACCACCCGTCAGCCAGGCGAGCTGCTCTTCCGGCTCGGCAGCGTCAACGCCGTCCGAGACATGCTCTCCTCCCGGGTCGCCCAGGGCGTGCTGGACGTCGGCACCTTGGCCTGCGTCACCGGCTACCTGATGTACGCGGAATGGCGGCTCGGGCTGATGGCGCTCGCCCTGGTGCTGGCCAACGCCGGCTATCTGGCCGCCACCCGACTGCGGGTGCTGGAGGCGGTCGACATGGAGATCACCCACCTGGGCAGGAGCCAGTCGCTGCAGCTGGACGCCATCGTCTCCATCCCGACCATCAAGATGGGCGGCTACGCCGACGAGTACCTGGACACCTGGCGCGAGACCTACGCCGCCTCGCTGGAGGCGATGAAGGCGCGGATGCGGCTGCAGCAGGGCCGGGTGTCCGGTGTGGCGGCCACCATCCAGATGTTCGGGCCGCTGCTGCTGCTGCTCGCCAGCCTCTACTTCGTCGGCCAGGGAACGATCACCATCGGCGGGGCGATCGCGGTGCAGACCGTCGCCGCCACCTACTTCGCGATCTCCACCTCGGTGTTCCAGGCGTACGCGGAGTTCACCGAGACCAGCCGCTACATGTCCCGTCTGAGCGACATCACCCGCACCGAACCCGAGGGCCCGGGCGGCGACCGCAAGGAACTGGAGTCCGCCTCGGTCCAGCTGGACCAGGTGTCCTTCCGCTACACCCGGCACAGCGAACCCGTGGTCCGCGACGTCACCATGGACATCCCGGCCGGCGCCCGCGTCGCCCTGGTGGGCGTCTCCGGCTCGGGCAAGAGCACCCTGGCCCGGATCGTCTGCGGCCTGCACGAACCCACCTCCGGCTCGGTCCGCTTCGGCGGCCGGGACGCCGCCGAGTACGACCGTGACTCCCTGCGCCGGGTGATCGGCTACATCCCGCAGGAGGTCCACCTGCACAACCGGTCGATCCTGGAGAACCTCACCCTGGGCCAGGACATCCCCGAGGAGACCGTCCGGGAGTTCTGCCGCGAGGCCGGCATCCTGGACTTCCTCGACGACCTGCCGATGGGCCTGCAGACCCTGGTCGCCGAGATGGGCTCCAACTTCTCCGGGGGGCAGCGGCAGCGGCTGGCGATCGTGCGCACCCTGCTGCAGCGGCCGTCCATCCTCGTCATGGACGAGGCCACCGCCTCCCTGGACACGGTCAACGAACGCCGGGTGACCCGGCTGATCGAGGGAATCGGCGCCACCCAGATCGTCATCGCGCACCGTCTGTCGACGATCGAGTCCGCCGACCTCATCTATGTGTTCGACCAGGGACGGATCGTCGAGCAAGGAACACATTCAGAACTCATGGACGGAGGCAGCGTGTACCGGGATCTGTACGCGGCGACAGCCGAGGAGGCCGGCCCGACGGCCGAACTGCTGGTGGGGGGTGCCGGGGCATGA
- a CDS encoding class II lanthipeptide, LchA2/BrtA2 family — translation MEKTQADVLGGYDEFELVEMGEADVYGGTTWSCAIVTLVSAVACPTTKCTSQC, via the coding sequence ATGGAGAAGACGCAGGCTGACGTCCTCGGCGGCTACGACGAGTTCGAGCTCGTCGAGATGGGCGAGGCGGACGTGTACGGCGGTACCACCTGGAGCTGCGCCATCGTCACCCTGGTGTCGGCCGTCGCCTGCCCGACCACCAAGTGCACCAGCCAGTGCTGA
- a CDS encoding ABC transporter permease subunit: MKHAVAAEWVKLTTLRSPKWSPAVYLVLMIGLAFVYGMVPGEKQLTAPGFDPIGLGLSAVPLGMIVLVIMGILAVTGEYASGSIRSSLLAVPDRARFYYAKVGLVSLVSGVLAVVGVVPAFLIVQGGIGEHRAPAGLATAGHVAGAVLYTVLLVAFSMGVATLLRSGAAALSLLLPLFFMLSTILSNVPGVGEVARFLPDVAGGMVLRGSGGDEVLGAWSGLGVLAVWAVGSVGLGHWVTVRRDV, translated from the coding sequence ATGAAGCACGCCGTGGCCGCCGAATGGGTCAAATTGACGACGCTGCGGTCTCCGAAATGGTCGCCGGCGGTTTATCTCGTCCTGATGATCGGACTGGCCTTCGTCTACGGGATGGTTCCCGGCGAGAAGCAGCTGACGGCGCCGGGGTTCGACCCGATCGGGCTCGGCCTGTCGGCCGTACCGCTGGGGATGATCGTCCTGGTGATCATGGGGATTCTCGCGGTGACGGGCGAGTACGCGTCGGGGTCGATCAGGAGCAGTCTGCTGGCCGTCCCCGACCGGGCCCGGTTCTACTACGCCAAGGTGGGTCTTGTCAGCCTGGTCAGCGGGGTGCTGGCCGTGGTGGGCGTCGTGCCGGCCTTCCTGATCGTGCAGGGCGGTATCGGGGAGCACCGGGCGCCGGCGGGACTCGCCACGGCGGGCCATGTGGCGGGGGCGGTGCTCTACACGGTGCTGCTGGTGGCGTTCTCCATGGGGGTGGCGACGCTGCTGCGGTCGGGGGCGGCGGCACTGTCCCTTCTGCTTCCGCTGTTCTTCATGCTCTCCACGATCTTGAGCAACGTACCGGGGGTCGGGGAGGTGGCACGGTTCCTGCCGGATGTGGCGGGGGGGATGGTGCTGCGCGGCTCAGGGGGCGATGAGGTGCTGGGGGCGTGGTCCGGGTTGGGTGTGCTCGCCGTGTGGGCGGTCGGGTCGGTGGGACTTGGGCATTGGGTGACTGTGCGGCGGGATGTCTGA